TTAGATAAAAGTGAGATCATGTGCGTTGGCGACGGAGCCAATGACGTATCTATGTTTAGAAAATGTGATCTAAAAATTGCCTTTTGTGCGAAAGAAATTTTAAAAAAAGAGGCGACGCATTGCGTGGATGTCAAAGATCTGCGTGAAATTTTAAATTTTATAAGGTGAAAAAATGTATGACAATGAAGCTAAATTTTCTCTTTGGTGTGACTTTATAGAGAGAGATTTTTTACAAAACGAATTCAACTCTTTATTAGAAAAAGGCGTTATAAACGGAGCTACAAGCAACCCAGCTATCTTTAAAACAGCTTTTGCATCACCTGCTTACAAACAGATCATACAAAATAGCAACAAGCGTCATCCAAAAGATCTTTATGAAATTTTAGCGACCCAAGATATCAAGATCGCCGCATGTAAAATGTTAAAAAACTACGCAAATGGCGATGATGGCTTTGTTAGCATCGAGGTCGATCCAAATTTAAGTGGCGAAACAGCTGCGACGATAGAAGAGGGCATCAGGCTTCACAACCTTATCTCAATGCCAAATGTTATGATAAAAATTCCAGCCACAAAAGAGGGTTATGAAGCGATGAGCGCGCTCATGGCAAGAGGCATCAGCGTAAATGCGACGCTCATTTTCTCGCCAGATCAGGCCAAAAACTGCCTAGAGGCTTTTAAAGAGGGTAGCAAAGCTTACGCAAGCCGCTTTGTGGATACGACGATGCCAAAAGGTGTGATCAGCGTTTTTGTTAGTAGATTTGATAGAAAGCTTGATGAGACAATGTCTGCAAAGAGCCTACCAACAGGGCAGATCGGCATAATGAACGCTGCGAATATCTATCATATCATTGAGGATTTTGGCTTAGAAAACGTAAGGACACTTTTTGCAAGCACTGGCGTAAAAGGTGGTGGTTTAAGAGGGGATTATTACGTTAGAGAGCTAATGTATAAAAACTCTATAAACACAGCTCCGATAGATACTATAAAAGAATTTATAAAAGAAAAAGCCGAGGCAAAAAATGCCCCTAGCAAAGAGAATATCTCAAGCTTTTTTCACATCATAAAAAATAATGAAATCGATATAAATGCTACTTATAAAGAGCTTTTAAATGACGGCTTAAAGCAGTTTGTTGCAGCATTTGATGAGATTATGAAATCACTTTAATGACCAAACAAGACCTAGACTCATATCTGTGCTCTTTAGTTGATAAAGGCGGCAGCGATCTTCATCTAAAGTCTGCAAGCCTTGTTTATGGCAGATTTAATGGTGAGATCATGCCACTTAGCGAAGAAAATTTAGACCCAAGTGACGCAGTGGCTATCGCAAAAGAGCTTTTGGGAGCTAAATTTGATGAGTTTATGGATAAAAAAGACATAGATTTTTCTTATAAACTAAATGATGAGTACTGCTTTCGTGTAAATATGTTTTTGCAGATAAATGGAATTTCTGCTGTCTTTCGTGTCACTCCAACGAAAATCCCAACCATAAAAGATCTAAATTTACCAAGCGTGATAGAAAAAATTTGTACAGAGACCACTCGTGGCATCATTTTAGTGACTGGCCCAACTGGAAGTGGCAAGACGACAACGCTTGCAAGCATGATAAATTTCATAAACCAGACAAAAAGATCGCACATCGTAACCATTGAAGATCCGATTGAATACGTATTTAACGACGATAAAAGCATAATCAATCAGCGCTCTATCGGGGCAGATGCGCTAAATTTCTCAGATGCGCTACGAGCTTCACTTAGAGAAGATCCTGACATCATTTTGGTGGGTGAGATGAGAGATCTTGAGACGATTGAGACTGCCATTAGAGCCGCAGAGACTGGACACTTGGTGCTTTCGACACTTCACACGCTTGATGCAAAAGAGAGCGTAAATAGAATAGTAAATAGCTTCCCGCAAGGCGAGCGAGATAAAGTCAGCCTTATGTTCTCTTCAGTGCTTGCTTGT
Above is a window of Campylobacter concisus DNA encoding:
- a CDS encoding transaldolase encodes the protein MYDNEAKFSLWCDFIERDFLQNEFNSLLEKGVINGATSNPAIFKTAFASPAYKQIIQNSNKRHPKDLYEILATQDIKIAACKMLKNYANGDDGFVSIEVDPNLSGETAATIEEGIRLHNLISMPNVMIKIPATKEGYEAMSALMARGISVNATLIFSPDQAKNCLEAFKEGSKAYASRFVDTTMPKGVISVFVSRFDRKLDETMSAKSLPTGQIGIMNAANIYHIIEDFGLENVRTLFASTGVKGGGLRGDYYVRELMYKNSINTAPIDTIKEFIKEKAEAKNAPSKENISSFFHIIKNNEIDINATYKELLNDGLKQFVAAFDEIMKSL
- a CDS encoding type IV pilus twitching motility protein PilT; translated protein: MTKQDLDSYLCSLVDKGGSDLHLKSASLVYGRFNGEIMPLSEENLDPSDAVAIAKELLGAKFDEFMDKKDIDFSYKLNDEYCFRVNMFLQINGISAVFRVTPTKIPTIKDLNLPSVIEKICTETTRGIILVTGPTGSGKTTTLASMINFINQTKRSHIVTIEDPIEYVFNDDKSIINQRSIGADALNFSDALRASLREDPDIILVGEMRDLETIETAIRAAETGHLVLSTLHTLDAKESVNRIVNSFPQGERDKVSLMFSSVLACVISQRLVKTLFGTRRPAVEIMRKNTRIKELISEEKFDEIDLAIAESKNTYGMQTFDQHLLELYENKIISAEVALDNASNRGDLQLKIKSSNVAGFSFENGVNFGKPQSKQDQPEVIALKEI